One genomic segment of Heptranchias perlo isolate sHepPer1 chromosome 3, sHepPer1.hap1, whole genome shotgun sequence includes these proteins:
- the LOC137312904 gene encoding fibrinogen silencer-binding protein encodes MCSVQNMLGKKSNRSSNFTIYEKIDLLKLVWPHIKVLEVHKNNQAIIVEKNRCWETIAQQYNAVGVDRPSRSAQALRTLYKRIKESAKQEIARREQLHPDYKGNVSEPTRRILEMIPHIFQPLLKVIDGDNIQRPGGSSASEQDSCVEQPASLYPQPGTSGYQSHSCPDWITPESEPEHEEKPPPILTILSQPSESLEQQNKTETQQATNGSASPFSSCGARVSLTPSPRPARREDVLFSHHQHHRSALHHMTSHDNGEMQLMSAEEHEIIMENQRKFGLYLDEKRESLKRKQALEEDLLRAKIRVEELKAARLQQGLPAVQDA; translated from the exons ATGTGCTCTGTACAAAATATGCTAGGGAAAAAATCAAACCGATCCTCAAATTTTACCATATATGAAAAGATTGATTTGTTAAAACTTGTATGGCCTCACATAAAGGTCCTGGAGGTTCATAAGAATAATCAGGCTATAATAGTTGAAAAAAATCGTTGCTGGGAAACTATAGCACAGCAATACAATGCTGTTGGAGTGGATCGTCCGTCTCGTAGCGCACAGGCTTTACGAACACTATATAAACGCATTAAAGAAAGTGCTAAACAAGAGATAGCCAGGAGAGAGCAGCTGCATCCAGACTATAAAGGAAACGTCTCTGAGCCAACCAGAAGAATCCTAGAAATGattcctcacattttccaaccacTTTTGAAGGTGATAGACGGCGACAACATACAAAG GCCTGGTGGAAGTTCTGCTTCTGAACAAGATTCCTGTGTGGAACAGCCTGCTAGCTTGTATCCACAACCTGGAACCTCAGGCTACCAGTCCCATTCCTGTCCCGATTGGATAACACCAGAGTCAGAACCTGAACATGAAGAGAAACCTCCTCCGATATTAACTATACTATCACAGCCAAGTGAAAGCTTGGAGCAACAGAACAAAACTGAGACTCAGCAGGCCACAAATGGCTCTGCCTCACCTTTTTCATCTTGTGGGGCGAGAGTATCTTTAACACCATCTCCTAGACCTGCGAGAAGGGAAGATGTTTTGTTCAGTCACCACCAGCACCACAGGAGTGCCCTACACCATATGACCAGTCATGATAATGGAGAAATGCAATTGATGTCAGCAGAGGAACATGAGATAATTATGGAAAATCAAAGGAAGTTTGGTCTGTATCTTGATGAAAAACGAGAAAGCCTTAAAAGAAAACAAGCATTAGAGGAAGACCTGTTAAGGGCAAAAATCAGAGTGGAAGAATTAAAGGCAGCAAGACTGCAACAAGGGTTGCCAGCTGTCCAAGATGCCTAA